One window from the genome of Musa acuminata AAA Group cultivar baxijiao chromosome BXJ1-4, Cavendish_Baxijiao_AAA, whole genome shotgun sequence encodes:
- the LOC135651091 gene encoding glucuronokinase 1-like, with product MAAQGFVSTIEHKAYARIGLLGNPSDVYYGRTISLSIGNFCANVRLEPSADLVIRPHLTHDLVSFSSIHHLVCRLQSEGYYGGMRLLMAICKVFYNYCSDNKIELKGGNFTLSYETNIPRQTGLSGSSAIVCAALNCLLDFFKVRHLVKVDIRPELILSAEKELGIVAGLQDRVVQVYGGLVYMDFNKEHMDKLGHGLYVPMDIGLLPPLHVIYAENPSDSGKVHSTVRQKWLDGDKFIRSSMEEVGELALEGREVLLQKNFKELAMLMNRNFDLRRQMFGDDVLGSLNIKMVEVARSVGAACKFTGSGGAVVAFCPEGPAQIKNLEAACTKAGLKMQQVVVVPSVLQDEDLKNWSQ from the exons ATGGCGGCCCAGGGTTTCGTCTCAACCATCGAGCACAAGGCGTACGCCCGCATCGGACTCCTGGGGAACCCTAGCGATGTCTACTACGGTCGCACTATCTCCCTCTCGATCGGCAATTTCTGCGCCAACGTCCGCCTCGAGCCGTCCGCCGACCTCGTCATCCGCCCGCACCTCACTCATGATCTCGTTTCCTTTTCCTCGATCCACCATCTT GTATGTCGTTTACAAAGTGAAGGTTACTATGGAGGGATGAGATTGCTGATGGCTATCTGTAAGGTTTTCTACAACTATTGCTCTGACAATAAAATTGAGCTAAAAGGAGGAAACTTCACTCTGTCTTATGAAACAAACATCCCTCGTCAG ACTGGGCTTTCTGGTTCAAGTGCAATAGTTTGTGCTGCCCTTAACTGCCTCCTTGACTTCTTCAAAGTTAGACATCTTGTAAAAGTTGACATCAGACCTGAGTTGATTCTTAGTGCGGAAAAGGAACTTGGAATAGTTGCTGGTCTTCAAGATCGGGTTGTGCAGGTCTATGGAGGCCTTGTCTACATG GACTTCAACAAGGAACATATGGATAAACTGGGACATGGTTTGTACGTTCCCATGGATAttggtcttcttcctcctctccatgTAATATATGCTGAGAATCCAAGTGACTCTGGGAAG GTGCATAGCACTGTTCGCCAAAAGTGGCTAGATGGTGACAAGTTCATAAGATCTTCAatggaagaagtaggagagctagCCCTAGAGGGTCGTGAAGTTTTACTCCAAAAGAATTTCAAAGAACTTGCAATGTTGATGAATCGCAACTTTGATCTTCGAAG GCAAATGTTCGGAGACGATGTTCTAGGTTCTCTCAACATCAAGATGGTTGAGGTAGCTCGGAGTGTCGGGGCTGCATGTAAATTTACAGGTAGTGGAGGAGCCGTGGTGGCTTTCTGCCCTGAAGGACCTGCTCAAATAAAAAATCTGGAGGCGGCTTGCACGAAGGCTGGGCTTAAGATGCAACAGGTTGTAGTTgtaccttctgttcttcaagatgAAGATTTGAAAAACTGGTCCCAGTGA
- the LOC135651100 gene encoding chalcone--flavanone isomerase-like: MSGGTGSPLPMLEVEGVVFPPVVTPPGSTKAHFLGGAGVRGLEIEGRFVAFTAIGVYLEDAAVQSLASKWKGKSADELDGAVEFFRDIFGGPFEKFTRVTLLKPLTGQQYAEKVSENCTAQWKAAGVYAEADGAALEQFKEAFRAETFPPGSSILFTHAPSDSLLIAFSKDGSMPEAGIAMIQNQPLSQGILESIIGEHGVSPGAKRSLALRFSELLKQHCEAEETKLVNPVAVIV, from the exons ATGAGCGGTGGAACAGGGTCTCCGTTGCCCATGCTCGAGGTCGAAGGCGTCGTCTTCCCTCCGGTGGTCACGCCACCCGGTTCCACGAAGGCCCACTTCCTCGGTGGCGCAG GTGTTCGGGGCCTGGAGATCGAAGGCAGGTTCGTCGCCTTCACGGCCATCGGCGTCTACCTCGAGGATGCTGCGGTGCAGTCGCTTGCCAGCAAGTGGAAGGGGAAGAGTGCCGACGAGCTCGATGGCGCCGTCGAATTTTTCCGAGACATCTTCGGAG GTCCATTTGAGAAATTCACGAGAGTGACGCTGCTGAAGCCACTGACCGGGCAGCAGTACGCGGAGAAGGTGTCAGAGAACTGCACTGCACAGTGGAAGGCGGCCGGAGTCTACGCCGAAGCAGATGGCGCGGCCTTGGAGCAGTTCAAAGAGGCTTTCAGGGCCGAGACCTTCCCTCCCGGCTCCTCCATTCTCTTCACTCATGCCCCTTCTGACTCTCTCCTT ATCGCATTCTCCAAGGACGGGTCGATGCCGGAGGCAGGGATCGCCATGATACAGAACCAACCTCTCAGCCAGGGGATTTTGGAGTCCATCATCGGTGAGCATGGCGTCTCCCCTGGAGCGAAAAGGAGCCTGGCACTGCGGTTCTCGGAGCTCCTGAAGCAACACTGCGAGGCAGAAGAGACCAAGCTGGTGAATCCTGTAGCTGTTATCGTCTAA